One window from the genome of Candidatus Poribacteria bacterium encodes:
- a CDS encoding proteasome accessory factor PafA2 family protein, with product MKKRIFGIETEFGCMTDAERIRGTSEGVAARVRDYVFDVLELGLRDIHYRDWGEPPGNGGFLFNGGRLYIDMGHLEYATPECGTLFDLIAYDKAIEHVINNILTDTGLPTAFFKNNIDHFTGATFGCHENFQISRDVPFYRIVIPTLMPFFVTRQIYAGAGRVGAYDEMIEFGDFHDDLAEQQYYQISQRADHIVTEIYEWIQFSRAIINTRDEPLSDYTKYRRLHLLVGDSNMSEYATALKVGTTALLLTAIETFHEMHGEKLPLPGFELADPVYAIRHISRDNTFTWRVELKSGKTISAIDLQREYLNFVQALVTERDEETEWVLAAWESILDELEDDWLNVIDRVDWAAKKWLLEAFIDEEKLDWEDPWIKSQDLEYHNIRTETGLYYALQEQGQMQRVVTDEHIRYAVDNAPQDTRAKVRSFLMRALTQNRMPCIVDWHQIYAGHTEYFEMKEPFDTNIAKAQRWMKRLRKRPPRT from the coding sequence ATGAAGAAAAGAATTTTTGGGATCGAAACTGAATTTGGATGCATGACAGATGCTGAGCGAATTCGTGGCACCTCTGAAGGGGTTGCGGCGCGCGTCCGCGATTATGTCTTCGATGTGTTGGAACTTGGTCTTCGGGATATTCACTACCGAGACTGGGGCGAACCGCCGGGCAACGGCGGTTTCCTATTCAATGGCGGGCGTCTCTACATCGATATGGGACATCTGGAGTACGCTACACCCGAATGTGGTACACTCTTTGACCTTATCGCTTACGATAAAGCCATTGAACATGTCATCAACAATATCCTTACGGATACAGGGTTGCCCACGGCGTTCTTCAAAAATAATATTGATCATTTTACGGGGGCGACCTTTGGATGCCACGAAAACTTCCAAATCAGTCGAGACGTTCCCTTTTACCGTATTGTCATCCCGACCCTGATGCCCTTCTTCGTTACACGCCAAATTTACGCAGGGGCAGGCAGAGTCGGAGCTTATGATGAGATGATTGAATTCGGCGATTTTCACGACGATCTTGCTGAGCAACAATACTATCAAATCTCGCAACGCGCCGATCACATCGTCACTGAAATTTATGAATGGATCCAGTTCAGTCGCGCGATCATCAATACACGGGACGAACCCCTCAGCGATTACACGAAATACCGTCGTCTCCATCTTCTCGTTGGGGATTCCAATATGTCAGAGTACGCAACCGCTCTGAAGGTAGGCACGACTGCACTTTTGCTCACTGCTATTGAAACATTCCACGAGATGCATGGCGAAAAATTGCCGCTCCCGGGTTTTGAACTCGCCGATCCAGTCTACGCCATTCGACACATCTCGCGCGATAATACCTTCACGTGGCGCGTTGAGTTGAAATCCGGAAAAACGATCTCTGCTATTGATTTACAAAGGGAATATCTTAACTTCGTTCAGGCTTTGGTTACCGAACGGGACGAAGAGACCGAATGGGTGCTTGCGGCGTGGGAGTCTATCCTTGACGAACTCGAAGATGATTGGCTAAATGTTATTGATCGCGTCGATTGGGCAGCAAAGAAATGGCTACTTGAAGCTTTCATTGATGAAGAGAAATTAGATTGGGAAGACCCTTGGATTAAAAGTCAAGATTTGGAGTATCATAATATCCGGACTGAAACTGGACTCTACTACGCACTTCAGGAACAAGGACAGATGCAAAGAGTTGTCACTGATGAACATATTCGCTACGCCGTAGACAACGCGCCACAAGATACCCGTGCCAAAGTTCGGTCGTTCCTGATGCGTGCCCTCACCCAAAACCGAATGCCTTGTATTGTTGACTGGCATCAAATATATGCAGGACATACAGAATATTTTGAGATGAAGGAGCCGTTTGATACCAATATCGCGAAGGCGCAAAGATGGATGAAACGGCTGCGGAAGCGACCCCCACGAACCTGA
- a CDS encoding DUF1501 domain-containing protein — protein MAEDRCLHTDCEGFYRRDFLKAGALGLFGLSLTDLFQLKAHGATTFQGRETATSVILVWLGGGPSHLDMWDLKPDAPEEIRGIFKPITTNVTGIQMSEHLPRLAQQTDKLCIIRSMTSPEAAHERGTHYMMTGYQPLPGFAVPGYGAVVSKLKQQRSALPPYIAVPAPVAYGGGGFLGASLAPFSPGGNPASRNFKVRDLEPPKEVSFERVERRRSLRQAVDAAFKKYEAGNPAAEAVDSFYTSAYDLMSSTDARAAFDLSNESGKTRDAYQRNTFGQSCLLARRLVEAGVNFVTVSNGGWDNHNNIFSSLPGKLNAFDRTMATLIGDLSDRGLLETTLVLAMGEFGRTPVINRNGGRDHHSRVFSIMLAGGGVRGGQVIGASDPLGMEPAETPVRPEDLSATLYRSLGIDYNQHLESPDGVRIVLSRGGKPIRGVLA, from the coding sequence ATGGCAGAAGACAGATGCTTACACACAGATTGTGAAGGATTTTACCGCCGAGACTTTCTCAAAGCCGGTGCCCTTGGTTTATTCGGTCTCAGTCTCACAGACCTATTCCAACTCAAAGCGCACGGTGCAACTACATTTCAGGGAAGGGAAACCGCTACCTCCGTTATTCTTGTCTGGTTGGGAGGCGGTCCGAGCCACCTTGATATGTGGGATCTCAAACCGGATGCACCCGAAGAAATTCGTGGAATTTTCAAACCGATAACGACAAACGTTACGGGTATCCAGATGAGCGAGCATCTCCCCAGACTCGCACAACAAACCGATAAACTCTGCATTATCCGCTCGATGACTTCTCCAGAGGCGGCGCATGAGCGTGGAACACACTATATGATGACAGGTTATCAACCCTTACCGGGTTTTGCTGTCCCAGGATATGGTGCCGTTGTTTCCAAGCTCAAGCAACAGCGGAGTGCATTACCTCCCTACATCGCCGTGCCGGCGCCAGTCGCTTATGGTGGCGGTGGATTTTTAGGCGCGTCACTCGCACCTTTCTCGCCCGGAGGAAACCCCGCAAGCAGGAACTTCAAGGTCCGGGATTTAGAACCTCCCAAAGAGGTTTCCTTTGAACGCGTTGAACGCCGTCGTTCATTACGCCAAGCCGTGGATGCCGCTTTTAAAAAGTATGAGGCAGGCAATCCAGCTGCAGAGGCAGTCGATAGTTTCTATACCTCCGCTTACGATTTGATGAGCTCCACCGATGCACGGGCTGCGTTTGATCTCAGCAACGAGTCGGGCAAAACGCGCGATGCCTATCAACGGAACACCTTCGGACAAAGTTGCCTCCTTGCCAGAAGACTTGTTGAGGCAGGGGTTAACTTCGTCACTGTCAGCAACGGTGGGTGGGACAACCACAACAACATTTTCTCATCGTTGCCGGGTAAACTCAATGCCTTTGATCGGACGATGGCTACTTTAATCGGGGACTTAAGCGATCGAGGATTGTTGGAAACAACCCTCGTTTTGGCTATGGGTGAATTTGGCAGAACCCCGGTCATTAACCGCAACGGTGGACGCGACCACCATTCCCGTGTTTTCTCGATTATGTTAGCTGGCGGCGGTGTCCGAGGCGGACAGGTCATTGGGGCTTCAGATCCGCTTGGTATGGAACCTGCGGAGACCCCTGTCCGTCCTGAAGATTTGTCGGCAACGCTCTATCGATCCCTCGGTATTGATTATAATCAGCATCTCGAATCGCCTGATGGGGTTCGCATTGTCCTTTCACGTGGCGGCAAACCCATTCGCGGCGTTCTCGCATAG